From Puniceicoccaceae bacterium, the proteins below share one genomic window:
- a CDS encoding twin-arginine translocation signal domain-containing protein translates to MKPISRRDFVKHSALATAALQLPRVMANTASPSTTPSPEVYASQQPYTLRWLEGSVPQVQSGTTWGVPWPKGKHPKDTTFSLHASDGTAVPVQSWPTAYWPDGSLKWTGHAIPAGVGQHPHMQLQPGVPTKPASSVRVKTHPDSFQIDTGAMQCVVPRSGQTVIESMTSNGTLVASNGRLLGSRRDQPDASAVDEAFEGVTESAELEQDGPIRAVIKLSGHHQTSSGRKWLPFTLRLHFYAGGTCAQMTHSFVFDGDEYQDFITSLGVSFDVPMRDALHDRHIRFVGEKGGVWGEAVRGITGLRRDPGEEVRKAQVAGLPTPPLEQWSPRVTDRLHWVPTWSDHSLSQLSANGFSLRKRTKEGCAWVPVDQGHRAEGGGYVGGISGGLAFAMRDFWRLHPTQLDIRDAASDTARVTLWMWSPEAQPMDIRFYHDGLGQDTHAKQLDALDITYEDYEPGFGTPHGVARSTDLTFWALPATPTREDLAAMVQNADRPALLVPRPQDYLNAGVFGSLWSLPDRSTPAKKQIEDRLDWSVQYYINQVEQRHWYGFWDYGDVMHTYDRDRHVWRYDVGGYAWDNSELSPDLWLWYSFLRTGDASTFRLAEAMTRHNRDVDIYHLGRFAGFGTRHNVQHWGCSAKQLRISTAAYRRFHYFLTVDERTGDVLNEVIEADRQLATLNPVRKLPGQPEVPAEVRMGQGTDFGSVAMNWLTAWERTHDDTYRQWLVNAMKVIGSHELGFFVPDYGFNIETKEFILANDPKPRVSHLSSVFGMVEANKELMDLLDVPEFNRAWLEYCTLYNAGAEAHRERFGAPLRGISLVNAHSRLTAYAAKLKNDPALAERALSEFSNEWGGPRQIESTHIDGAQVLNPVDETAWVSTNDSAQWGLAAIQNLALIPEVF, encoded by the coding sequence ATGAAACCGATTTCTCGCCGAGATTTCGTCAAGCACAGTGCATTGGCGACCGCAGCGCTTCAGCTGCCCCGCGTGATGGCGAACACCGCGTCACCATCGACCACACCATCACCTGAGGTCTACGCATCCCAGCAACCCTACACCCTGCGGTGGCTGGAAGGGTCCGTGCCCCAGGTGCAATCAGGAACCACATGGGGGGTGCCCTGGCCCAAAGGCAAACACCCCAAAGACACCACGTTTTCCCTGCATGCCTCTGACGGCACCGCCGTGCCCGTACAAAGTTGGCCCACTGCCTATTGGCCCGATGGTTCCCTCAAATGGACAGGTCATGCCATCCCGGCAGGAGTCGGACAGCACCCACACATGCAGCTGCAGCCTGGAGTTCCCACAAAGCCGGCCTCATCCGTCAGGGTGAAAACACATCCAGACTCCTTTCAGATCGATACCGGAGCTATGCAATGCGTGGTGCCCCGTTCGGGTCAAACCGTGATCGAGTCCATGACCAGCAATGGCACCCTTGTCGCAAGCAATGGACGCCTGCTTGGAAGTCGCCGGGACCAACCCGATGCCAGCGCCGTCGATGAGGCGTTTGAGGGCGTGACAGAATCCGCCGAGCTTGAACAGGACGGACCCATTCGTGCCGTGATCAAGCTCTCCGGTCATCACCAGACATCAAGTGGCAGAAAATGGCTTCCGTTCACCCTTCGGCTTCATTTCTACGCAGGCGGCACCTGCGCGCAAATGACACACAGCTTTGTGTTCGACGGGGATGAGTATCAGGATTTCATCACAAGCCTGGGGGTCAGCTTTGACGTGCCCATGCGAGATGCCTTGCACGACCGACACATCCGCTTCGTGGGTGAAAAGGGCGGCGTTTGGGGTGAAGCCGTTCGCGGGATCACCGGACTTCGCCGCGACCCTGGGGAAGAAGTGCGCAAGGCACAGGTGGCGGGGTTGCCGACCCCACCACTCGAACAGTGGAGTCCACGTGTGACGGATCGCCTGCACTGGGTACCGACCTGGTCAGACCACAGCCTGAGCCAGCTCTCTGCAAATGGATTCTCTCTTCGCAAACGCACAAAAGAAGGCTGCGCCTGGGTTCCGGTAGATCAGGGACACCGCGCTGAGGGAGGCGGATACGTCGGTGGCATTTCCGGCGGGCTTGCATTTGCCATGCGGGATTTCTGGCGCCTGCATCCCACACAACTCGATATCCGGGACGCTGCCAGCGATACCGCCCGGGTTACCCTGTGGATGTGGTCCCCCGAGGCACAGCCCATGGACATCCGCTTCTATCACGACGGCCTCGGTCAGGACACCCATGCAAAACAGCTGGATGCACTGGACATCACCTATGAGGACTATGAGCCTGGCTTTGGAACCCCGCACGGTGTTGCACGCTCCACTGATCTCACGTTCTGGGCACTTCCTGCCACTCCTACCAGAGAAGATCTCGCCGCCATGGTGCAAAATGCAGATCGACCCGCATTGCTCGTGCCCCGTCCGCAGGATTATCTGAATGCCGGAGTCTTTGGTTCACTCTGGAGCCTGCCCGACCGCTCCACTCCTGCCAAAAAACAAATCGAAGACAGATTGGACTGGTCGGTCCAATATTACATCAACCAGGTTGAACAGCGCCATTGGTATGGATTCTGGGACTACGGTGATGTCATGCACACCTACGACCGCGACCGCCATGTGTGGCGCTATGATGTGGGTGGTTATGCCTGGGACAACTCGGAACTCTCACCTGATCTCTGGCTGTGGTATTCCTTCCTTCGCACGGGGGATGCATCGACATTTCGTCTGGCCGAAGCCATGACGCGCCACAATCGGGATGTCGACATTTATCACCTCGGACGATTTGCGGGCTTTGGCACACGTCACAACGTGCAGCATTGGGGATGCTCTGCCAAGCAGCTTCGCATCAGCACTGCTGCATACCGGCGCTTCCACTATTTCCTCACCGTCGACGAGCGCACTGGCGATGTGCTCAATGAAGTGATTGAAGCGGACCGCCAACTGGCCACGCTGAACCCTGTGCGAAAGCTTCCGGGTCAGCCGGAAGTGCCAGCCGAGGTCCGCATGGGTCAGGGCACCGACTTTGGATCGGTTGCCATGAACTGGCTCACCGCCTGGGAACGCACCCACGACGACACCTACCGCCAGTGGCTCGTCAATGCCATGAAGGTGATCGGTTCCCACGAACTCGGCTTTTTTGTTCCCGACTACGGCTTTAACATCGAAACCAAGGAATTCATCCTTGCGAACGATCCAAAACCCAGGGTTTCACACCTCTCCAGTGTCTTCGGCATGGTCGAGGCAAACAAGGAGTTGATGGACCTGCTCGATGTGCCCGAATTCAACCGGGCCTGGCTGGAGTATTGCACGCTTTACAACGCTGGTGCCGAAGCACATCGCGAACGCTTCGGTGCTCCGCTTCGCGGAATCAGTCTGGTCAACGCCCACAGCCGCCTGACCGCCTATGCCGCGAAGCTGAAGAACGACCCAGCTCTTGCAGAGCGGGCACTCAGCGAATTCAGCAATGAATGGGGTGGCCCGCGTCAAATCGAGTCAACGCACATTGATGGTGCCCAGGTGTTGAATCCCGTCGACGAAACTGCGTGGGTTTCCACCAACGATTCCGCGCAGTGGGGTTTGGCGGCAATCCAGAACCTCGCGTTGATTCCCGAAGTCTTTTAA